The following coding sequences lie in one Cryptococcus gattii WM276 chromosome L, complete sequence genomic window:
- a CDS encoding uncharacterized protein (similar to TIGR gene model, INSD accession AAW44926.1) — MDDLLGGGLPLHSILLALAPDTQSAWGRLVERYWIAQGLVSGQAGLLVGEKEEGESVVKGCMWTEGGAAGDGSESEGEGGVEGGEKKIAWRYEKMGKFQTTVKGNGSNLSLMATIPPEALSLMQESGQMSYVAINSDEPSASQPNVLDGALKGVWEKLQHADKGRATRLAVHELGGLDWGNISMAEIHRFIHSLRELLKSKPASALITLPASLILSMGSERESIVRRLAWGVDACVELKGFADDPTLPPLFPTHGLLTLHSYPITHSLLPSTLKHSTLLGVSQSSTSISSSSGGGGAGENNLGFRLKRKRFVVETVHLGVEGGVGERRTGGDVREALDGADATHSHKHSHPTLAVPSNGIELSQSSLASTPRTGVDDRPRGADQDKKPSKPRARVRFGTEEEVIVVGKGEDGLKHDHAHSHTHDHGPRGKDQPPKIALRHDRPDLYEF, encoded by the exons CAGGGTTTAGTGTCCGGTCAGGCGGGGTTGCTGGTCggggagaaggaggaaggggagagTGTAGTGAAAGGGTGTATGTGGACGGAAGGCGGGGCAGCCGGGGATGGAAGTGAGAgtgaaggggaaggaggggTAGAAGGTGGTGAGAAGAAAATTGCGTGGAGGTATGAGAAGATGGGCAAGTTTCAGACTACAGTGAAGG GCAATGGATCCAATCTGTCTCTCATGGCTACCATCCCACCAGAAGCCCTCTCGCTTATGCAAGAATCCGGTCAAATGTCTTACGTGGCCATTAACTCTGATGAGCCGAGTGCTTCTCAACCCAATGTTTTGGATGGAGCGTTGAAAGGTGTATGGGAGAAGTTGCAGCATGCCGATAAAGGAAGAGCGACGAGGCTGGCGGTTCATGAGCTGGGAGGTCTTGATTGGGGAAATATTTCCATGGCC GAAATACATCGATTCATTCATTCTCTTCGAGAGCTCTTGAAGAGCAAGCCAGCTTCAGCTTTGATAACGCTTCCGGCGAGTCTCATCCTTTCAATGGGTAGTGAAAGAGAAAGTATTGTGAGGCGTCTGGCGTGGGGTGTGGACGCATGTGTTGAACTCAAAGGATTCGCTG ATGACCCCACATTACCACCCCTCTTCCCAACTCACGGTCTTCTCACCCTCCACTCCTATCCAATCACCCactcccttcttccctctaCCTTGAAACACTCCACTTTACTCGGTGTCTCCCAATCATCAACGTCAATATCCTCTTCTAGCGGCGGTGGAGGTGCGGGCGAGAATAATCTTGGGTTCAGACTAAAGAGGAAACGGTTTGTGGTAGAGACTGTTCATCTGGGTGTGGAGGGTGGTGTGGGAGAACGACGGACTGGAGGGGATGTGCGAGAAGCTTTGGACGGAGCTGATGCGACTCACTCGCACAAACACTCTCATCCTACATTGGCAGTACCTTCGAATGGTATTGAACTATCACAGTCGTCCCTTGCCTCCACACCTCGGACAGGGGTCGATGACAGACCAAGAGGAGCCGACCAGGATAAGAAACCATCAAAACCTCGGGCTCGAGTGAGATTTGGAACAGAAGAGGAGGTTATCGTTGTTGGTAAAGGAGAAGACGGACTGAAGCATGACCACGCGCATTCACATACGCATGATCATGGACCGCGAGGTAAAGATCAGCCGCCAAAAATTGCGCTGAGGCATGATAGACCTGACTTGTACGAGTTTTAG
- a CDS encoding sister chromatid cohesion-related protein, putative (Similar to TIGR gene model, INSD accession AAW44927.1) → MPEASSETLVFEPTDIFDFEFEQRPQAQSPRHSEDRPSTPAAPTIFTNKDILNSTSALLIGDEGLSRPISTPPPDFDPDENWEDEMAMMEMGEELAGLQDEPLGRDNENEEQTQSRISGKGNDKETTGDDFLSTGIFDFDAPVASYIPTISLHQLPKEKEPQSGLVKPTRPCTLPSLMAATADGEIVTFQRRWKPQAISPLELQQRVGKGNAGELLTVPLHKLLDQVDELKSREKALQPKIDESRLQRQIDEEEGQTKEIQMGMTMWVDKYRPKRFTDLLGEDRVHREVMSWLKEWDKCVFKRQRTQAKKRPFDASDSKPFAVDPLGRPHERVLLLSGPPGYGKTTLASVVAHHAGYRILEINASDDRSYQTVQTRIRNAIEAGTSLGAEGKPTCVVVDEVDGAGGGESGFIKALIKLIQDAPARRKSSTPAKLLRRPIICICNDIYAPALRPLRPYARIIRFRKPQAQSLVVRLRDICQREGLQADTRSLNTLVEMTSGDVRSCLNTLQFIKSRSPVVTEEAIRATSLGLKDTSTTLQTAWKALFVPLAAKKRRAQGNIDDTRYLPRIIPIINSCGEYDKLLLGAFEHYPNLKPLDGTMKNLTKVHEWLAFSDRLQARVTSEQEWELLGYIPWGVGAWYPHLASQGNSSKPTDYPKADYEAYQTRSSNEEVARAFMNVLPPILRSMFITNTTLTELIPFLMRIISPPLKPVNANIVKPAEKAVLQRLVELMIPLGLTFYKEKAENGQPTMRLEPAIDVFVYYDGKRAEDILASRFMIRQLISQAMDAELARRRGGADAETVDTGADGFAKAYGLAGKTAKKPAKKALLPVTDFFGRTVAVIEEDGKCDAHGARPQAPPKKKFRPIYKFNEGSLSAVRRSVKMSALM, encoded by the exons ATGCCAGAAGCATCATCCGAAACCCTTGTGTTCGAGCCTACCGATATTTTCGACTTCGAGTTTGAACAGCGACCGCAAGCTCAATCACCGCGACACAGTGAGGACAGGCCATCGACGCCCGCGGCACCGACGATTTTTACCAACAAAGATATACTTAATAGTACTTCAGCCTTGCTCATCGGGGACGAAGGCCTGTCAAGGCCTATATCTACGCCACCTCCTGATTTCGACCCGGACGAAAATtgggaagatgagatggCAATGATGGAGATGGGGGAAGAATTAGCCGGGTTACAGGATGAACCGTTGGGGAGAGATAACGAAAATGAGGAGCAGACTCAATCAAGGATTAgtggaaagggaaacgatAAGGAGACTACAGGAGATGATTTCTTGTCAACGGGTATATTCGACTTTGACGCGCCTGTCGCATCCT ATATCCCTACCATATCTCTGCACCAATTaccaaaagaaaaagaacCGCAAAGTGGACTAGTCAAACCAACGCGACCTTGTACCCTGCCTTCTCTTATGGCAGCAACGGCGGATGGAGAGATAGTTACTTTCcagaggagatggaagcCCCAGGCCATATCTCCCTTA GAACTGCAACAACGAGTCGGGAAAGGAAATGCTGGCGAACTCTTAACTGTACCACTGCACAAACTGCTTGATCAGGTCGACGAGCTCAAATCTCGAGAAAAAGCCCTCCA ACCCAAAATTGACGAGAGCAGGCTGCAAAGGCAAAttgatgaggaagagggtCAGACGAAGGAAATACAGATGGGAATGACAATGTGGGTAGACAAGTACAGACCCAAAAGGTTCACCGACTTGCTCGGCGAAGAT CGTGTGCATCGCGAAGTTATGTCATGGCTCAAGGAATGGGACAAATGTGTCTTCAAAAGACAACGGACACAAGCAAAGAAACGCCCATTCGACGCCTCCGACTCCAAACCATTTGCTGTAGACCCCCTTGGGCGACCTCATGAACGTgttctccttctctccgGCCCGCCGGGATACGGTAAAACCACACTGGCATCTGTCGTCGCCCACCATGCTGGGTATCGCATCCTCGAGATCAACGCCTCGGACGATAGAAGCTACCAGACGGTACAGACAAGAATCCGTAATGCCATTGAAGCTGGTACTAGCTTGGGTGCAGAGGGCAAACCGACATGTGTGGTCGTAGATGAGGTTGACGGAGCTGGAGGTGGAGAGAGTGGGTTCATCAAGGCATTGATCAAGTTAATTCAGGATGCCCCTGCAAGAAGAAAGTCTAGCACTCCTGCAAAACTGCTGAGAAGGCCCATTATATGCATTTGCAACGACATTTACGCACCAGCCTTGCGTCCTCTCAGGCCGTACGCGAGAATTATCAGGTTCCGCAAGCCACAAGCTCAATCTCTGGTCGTAAGATTACGAGATATATGCCAACGAGAGGGTCTTCAAGCGGATACGCGTTCGCTCAATACTTTGGTGGAGATGACAAGCGGCGATGTTCGAAGCTGCCTCAACACACTACAA TTCATCAAAAGCAGATCGCCTGTGGTAACAGAAGAAGCGATTCGCGCAACATCTCTGGGGCTTAAAGACACTAGTACTACTCTTCAAACAGCATGGAAGGCTCTCTTCGTTCCCCTTGCTGCCAAGAAGCGACGTGCACAAGGAAACATTGACGATACACGGTATCTTCCACGAATCATCCCCATCATCAATTCTTGTGGCGAGTACGACAAACTACTTTTAGGCGCTTTTGAGCATTACCCTAACCTCAAACCACTGGACGGAACGATGAAAAACTTGACAAAGGTGCACGAGTGGCTCGCCTTTTCTGATAGGCTACAAGCGAGAGTTACAAGTGAACAAGAGTGGGAGCTACTGGGGTACATACCATGGGGAGTGGGAGCTTGGTATCCCCACTTGGCGTCACAAGGCAACAGTTCAAAGCCGACAGATTATCCCAAGGCTGACTACGAA GCGTATCAAACTCGTTCTTCTAATGAAGAGGTGGCGAGGGCCTTCATGAATGTTCTTCCCCCTATCTTGCGTTCCATGTTCATCACCAATACGACGCTCACAGAGCTCATCCCTTTCCTCATGCGCATCATTTCACCGCCTCTCAAGCCT GTGAACGCAAACATTGTCAAGCCGGCGGAGAAAGCGGTTCTCCAGAGATTGGTTGAACTGATGATCCCTCTCGGCCTTACATTCTACAAGGAAAAGGCTGAGAATGGCCAGCCAACGATGAGACTTGAACC AGCAATTGACGTCTTTGTTTATTATGATGGGAAACGAGCCGAAGATATCTTAGCGTCAAGATTCATGATCCGCCAACTCATTTCCCAGGCT ATGGACGCTGAGCTGGCCAGAAGGCGGGGCGGGGCCGACGCTGAGACTGTGGACACTGGAGCTGATGGGTTTGCAAAAGCATACGGTTTGGCAGGAAAAACAGCAAAGAAGCCCGCGAAAAAAGCGTTGCTG CCTGTGACGGATTTCTTCGGGCGGACGGTCGCTGTTATCGAGGAGGATGGTAAGTGTGACGCTC ACGGCGCGAGACCGCAGGCGCCACCGAAAAAGAAGTTCCGACCGATATACAAATTTAACGAAGGGTCTTTGAGTGCGGTGAGGAGGAGTGTCAAGATGTCGGCGTTGATGTAG
- a CDS encoding Hypothetical Protein (Similar to TIGR gene model, INSD accession AAW44928.1) — MASLSPVSSSPTTTASSVLETSPSAPAAALAATTITPLISTSKPKASKPRKRVNTAEKRSQHNAIERARRETLNSKFLDLARLLPSLASSRRPSKSAIVNGSISHLTYQRKQRLLAAKLLKQVLVERDELLREVNEWRSVSGCALKAGTAWTEEMDEVTAVEKEVFGNFAGVAGEEDGDGEMEDGQILATPIEDNKFMPLSSGMWSEFNYGMNPANGFVNGASDAISQTSPVGSQAHTTVLTPTSVTEPQTVYNHTPSPSSSQSVDRGAEAPKEGMPTVPSQSNHFNQQLLNWSQQFFQLPMQQPETATALPRPPQQAPSQMQNQRYNPMLPEPFNGMSNPLQMGNGVVPMQGQDVSADAFTHQLMASMFPGKYTAQPSISDLQKAVRTGMGLGLGMVSNQWPQENAVEGF, encoded by the exons ATGGCTTCTCTCTCCCCagtttcttcttctcccaccaccaccgcctCTTCCGTCCTTGAGACCTCCCCTTCCGCTCCTGCAGCCGCACTCGCCGCTACCACCATCACTCCTCTTATTAGCACTAGCAAGCCCAAGGCCAGCAAGCCTCGCAAGCGTGTGAACACTGCTGAGAAGCGATCTCAGCACAACGCTATCGAACGTGCTCGGAGAGAGACTCTTAACAGCAAATTCCTCGATCTCGCccgccttcttccttccctcgCATCTTCCCGCCGTCCGTCCAAGAGCGCTATCGTAAACGGCTCTATCTCTCACTTAACTTATCAAAGAAAACAGCGCCTTCTTGCTGCTAAGTTGCTAAAGCAGGTTTTGGTTGAGCGAGATGAGCTTTTAAGAGAAGTGAATGAGTGGAGGAGCGTTAGTGGCTGTGCTTTGAAGGCGGGCACCGCTTGGACtgaagagatggatgaggTTACTGCTGTTGAAAAGGAAGTTTTTGGGAACTTTGCTGGCGTCGCTGGTGAAGAGGACGGTGATGGTGAGATGGAGGATGGTCAGATTTTGGCCACTCCTATCGAGGACAACAAGTTTATGCCTCTCAGCAGCGGCATGTGGTCCGAATTTAACTACGGTATGAATCCCGCCAACGGCTTCGTCAACGGCGCTTCTGACGCCATCTCACAAACTTCCCCGGTCGGTTCCCAGGCTCACACCACTGTCCTTACACCCACATCAGTCACTGAGCCTCAGACAGTCTATAACCACACTCCTtccccatcttcttctcaaaGTGTTGATAGAGGCGCCGAGGCTCCCAAGGAGGGCATGCCTACTGTACCCTCTCAGAGTAATCACTTCAACCAACAGTTGTTGAACTGGTCGCAACAGTTCTTCCAGCTTCCCATGCAACAGCCTGAGACTGCTACAGCTTTACCACGCCCACCTCAGCAAGCCCCGTCTCAGATGCAGAATCAGAGGTACAACCCCATGCTACCTGAGCCCTTTAACGGCATGTCAAACCCCCTTCAAATGGGTAACGGTGTTGTTCCAATGCAAGGGCAAGACGTTTCTGCCGATGCGTTCACCCATCAACTGATGGCGAGCATGTTCCCTGGCAAGTATACTGCCCAGCCCTCTATCTCTGATCTCCAG AAAGCGGTTCGTACCGGTATGGGTCTCGGACTCGGTATGGTGAGCAATCAGTGGCCGCAGGAGAATGCAGTGGAGGGCTTCTAA
- a CDS encoding uncharacterized protein (Similar to TIGR gene model, INSD accession AAW44929.1), protein MSNDFSSLRFGVATASLGMNSIHDISKKFEALQKAGFKYVEVGFGAYMEWVRFELPNLPPSTCPPEWSEADEPDPSDDAIWEALYAKAEDFKKLVAKYGMTCLVLQPLNQFDGWPEGSKRAEWVRRKAEKWLPLCSKLGVEQLQVGSNDYAEANAPDEKTAEDMRWLAELGAKQNPPVKIAYESWCFSKRVSDWEHTWKIVQLGNHPNLGLCIDTAHPPLAPAYGWDPTTGKGWTDKQYASFLERLRAVPKEKIFYVELSEVLKPVVPLGKGSPFDQWREKAQSPRGDGFVWAVCGRPVPLVGRDAGRGVKGPDDMGAARALDTFKAVLSTGWRGICMFEFFEALHMEPADPEIPFKYADACALSNKRILEALKA, encoded by the exons ATGTCAAACGACTTTAGCAGCCTCCGATTTGGCGTTGCTACCGCCTCTCTCGGTATGAACTCGATCCACGATATCTCCAAGAAGTTCGAGGCTCTTCAAAAGGCTGGCTTTAAGTACGTCGAAGTTGGATTTGGTGCCTACATGGAATGGGTTAGGTTTGAACTTCCCAATCT CCCGCCCTCGACCTGCCCTCCCGAGTGGTCTGAGGCCGACGAGCCCGACCCTTCTGACGATGCCATCTGGGAGGCTCTCTATGCCAAGGCTGAAGACTTCAAGAAGCTCGTTGCCAAGTACGGTATGACATGTCTCGTCCTCCAACCTCTCAACCAGTTTGATGGATGGCCCGAAGGCTCTAAGCGCGCCGAGTGGGTTAGGCGGAAGGCTGAAAAGTGGTTGCCCCTCTGTTCCAAACTCGGTGTCGAGCAGCTCCAA GTTGGATCTAACGACTATGCCGAGGCCAACGCGCCTGATGAGAAGACTGCCGAGGACATGCGCTGGCTGGCTGAGCTCGGCGCGAAGCAGAATCCACCTGTTAAGATTGCTTATGAGTCATGGTGTTTCTCCAAGCGAGTCAGTGACTGGGAGCACACCTGGAAGATTGTCCAGCTCGGC AACCACCCCAACCTCGGTCTCTGTATCGACACTGCCCACCCCCCTCTTGCCCCCGCTTACGGCTGGGACCCCACCACCGGCAAAGGCTGGACCGACAAACAATACGCTTCCTTCCTTGAACGTCTGCGCGCCGTCCCTAAGGAGAAGATCTTTTACGTCGAGCTCTCTGAAGTCCTCAAGCCCGTCGTTCCTCTCGGTAAAGGATCACCTTTCGACCAATGGAGGGAGAAAGCTCAGAGCCCTCGAGGAGATGGCTTCGTTTGGGCTGTTTGCGGAAGGCCGGTGCCCCTTGTAGGTAGGGATGCTGGAAGGGGTGTGAAGGGTCCTGATGACATGGGTGCTGCGAGGGCTTTGGATACCTTTAAGGCGGTCCTCAGTACCGGCTGGAGGG GTATTTGCATGTTCGAGTTCTTCGAAGCTCTTCACATGGAACCCGCCGATCCCGAAATTCCCTTCAAGTACGCCGACGCTTGTGCCTTGTCCAACAAGAGGATCCTTGAAGCGCTCAAGGCGTAA
- a CDS encoding myo-inositol transporter 1, putative (Similar to TIGR gene model, INSD accession AAW44930.1) — protein MSATHIENRDNSFVENKHIDHIDGLESGKGSQEPPSPSGFGGHLIDENLVQVEGEDKVTWYLCFLISASAIAGFLFGYDTGVVGVALPLVGTDLGGSELNSSQQEIITAGTTIGAIFGSAILGGWGDRLGRKMAILISDVFFTVGAVLIASSYSVAQIIVGRIVLGIGVGGAAVIAPLFITETAPTAVRGRCIGVNAFFIPFGQLVADSIGAGVQNMHGGWRLLFALGAVPSIIQLLLFHYLPESPRILILKGNMDRARTVFQRIYPTATREMIDYKFRVAQEYVAATTALQSGTTFWERVKKVWKTGSYRRSIIAVSVLQAAGQLCGFNTLLYYAGTLFSLLGLSNPALGGLIPAGTNAVFVLIGMSTVDKIGRRGLLLIGVPVLLLGLVWNIVAFYYMCKPTGGFLDTAYSYDTTNVGIVIGGIVFYVAGFGLTYSHLVWYQAEYLALEVRSMGSGVATTCCWIANLVVSVSYLSELETMTPSGTYGFYLGISVVAFVFIVFCFPETKQLSIDETSLLFENDWGVKRSAQMRKERHETQKRLKDAELAEGVTAHLEARQQKSASVSPTEISKFMAGLKGGKGKS, from the exons ATGAGCGCAACTCATATCGAGAACCGTGATAATAGCTTTGTGGAAAACAAGCATATCGACCATATTGATGGACTCGAAAGTGGCAAAGGCTCACAAGAACCGCCTAGCCCCTCTGGCTTTGGTGGTCATTTGATA GATGAGAATCTCGTGCAAGTAGAAGGTGAAGATAAAGTAACATGGTAtctttgctttttgatTTCTGCC TCGGCCATCGCTGGTTTCCTGTTCGGCTATGACACTGGTGTCGTTGGTGTTGCATTGCCTTTAGTAGGAACCGATCTCGGCGGTAGCGAACTCAACTCTTCACAGCAAGAGATTATCACAGCAGGTACCACCATCGGGGCTATATTTGGTTCTGCTATCCTTGGTGGATGGGGTGATCGCCTTGGAAGAAAGATGGCGATCTTAATCTCTGACGTCTT CTTTACCGTCGGTGCCGTGCTCATTGCATCCAGTTACTCTGTCGCGCAAATCATTGTCGGCCGAATTGTCCTTGGTATTGGAGTCGGTGGCGCAGCTGTCATTGCTCCTCTTTTCATCACTGAGACAGCACCTACCGCTGTGCGTGGTCGATGCATTGGTGTCAA TGCCTTCTTTATCCCCTTTGGTCAGCTTGTCGCCGACTCCATTGGTGCAGGTGTACAGAACATGCACGGCGGGTGGCGATTGCTTT TCGCTCTGGGTGCTGTCCCTTCCATTATTCAGCTGCTTCTCTTCCATTACCTTCCGGAATCACCACGTATCCTTATCCTGAAGGGGAATATGGACCGCGCTCGTACCGTCTTCCAGCGTATTTATCCCACCGCCACTCGTGAGATGATTGACTACAAGTTCCGCGTTGCTCAAGAGTACGTCGCAGCCACAACCGCCCTTCAGTCTGGGACCACTTTCTGGGAAAGAGTGAAGAAAGTATGGAAGACCGGATCTTACCGACGATCTATCATTGCCGTCAGTGTTCTACAAGCCGCCGGTCAGCTTTGCGGTTTCAACACTCTTCTCTATTATGCCGGCACTCTGTTCAGTCTCCTTGGTCTGTCTAACCCAGCCTTGGGTGGTCTTATCCCTGCCGGTACCAATGCCGTCTTTGTGTTGATCGGGATGTCAACTGTAGACAAGATTGGAAGACGAGGGTTGCTGTTGATCGGTGTGCCAGTTTTG CTCCTTGGTCTTGTGTGGAACATTGTTGCTTTCTATT ACATGTGCAAGCCGACTGGAGGATTTCTCGATACTGCTTATAGCTACGACACGACGAACGTCGGTATTGTTATTGGTGGTATCGTCTTCTACGTCGCCGGTTTCGGTCTTACTTATAGTCATCTCGTTTGGTACCAGGCTGAATATTTGGCTCTCGAAGTACGGTCCATGGGTTCTGGCGTAGCCACCACTTGCTGTTGGATTGCCAATCTTGTCGTCTCTGTCTCGTACCTTTCAGAGCTCGAAACGATGACTCCCTCCGGTACTTATGGGTTCTATCTTGGTATCAGTGTGGTTGCCTTTGTGTTCATTGTGTTCTGCTTCCCAGAAACCA AACAACTGTCGATCGACGAGACATCTCTTTTATTCGAGAACGATTGGGGAGTTAAACGATCTGCTCAGATGCGCAAAGAGCGACATGAGACCCAAAAACGACTCAAGGATGCCGAACTTGCCGAAGGCGTTACAGCTCACTTAGAAGCCCGCCAGCAAAAGTCGGCTTCGGTCAGTCCTACCGAGATCTCCAAGTTTATGGCGGGTTTGAAGGGTGGAAAGGGAAAGTCATAA